The window GGGCTCGATGACATAGGGGATGTAGCGCTCGTTGTTTGCCTGGTCGAAGTAGGACAGGTCCTGACCGGAGAACTCCTTGTGCTGGGTCAGGTCGAAGTCCGTCCGGTTGGCGACTCCTTCGAGTTCCTCGAAGTCACGACCGGAGAAGCCGAAGCGGTACTCGATGTCGGTCGTGCCCTTGGAATAGTGGCTGAGCTTCTCGGTCGGGTGGTCGTACAGGCGCAGGTTGTCGGGGTTGATGCCGAGGCCGACATACCAGTTGAAGCGGGTGTCGATCCAGTACTTGAACCACTCGTCGTCCTCGCCGGGTTTGACGAAGAACTCCATCTCCATCTGCTCGAACTCGCGCGTGCGGAAGATGAAGTTGCCCGGCGTGATCTCGTTGCGGAAGCTCTTGCCCATCTGGGCGATGCCGAAGGGCGGCTTCATCCGCTGGCTGGTGACCACGTTGGCGAAGTTGAGGAAGATGCCCTGCGCGGTCTCGGGGCGCAGGTAGTGCAGACCGGACTCGTCGTCGATCACGCCGAGCCAGGTCTTGAGCATCATGTTGAACGCCCGCGGCTCGGTCCAGGCGTTGCGGGTGCCGCAGTTGGGGCAGGCGATCAGCTCGTTGATGTCGACGTCGTCGGGATTGTCGAGCCCCTTCTTGTTCGCGTAGTCCTCTTGCAGGTGGTCCTCGCGGAATCGCTTGTGGCACGACTGGCACTCCACGAGCGGGTCGCTGAACGTGCCGAGGTGGCCCGATGCCTCCCACGTGCGCGTGGGCAAGATGATGGACGAGTCAAGACCGACGACGTCGTCGCGGCTGGTGACCATGGCGCGCCACCACTGGCGCTTGATGTTCTCCTTGAGTTCGACGCCGAGCGGGCCGTAGTCCCAGGCCGACCGGGTGCCTCCGTAGATGTCACCGCTCGGGTAGACGAAACCCCGGCGCTTGCACAAGGAGACGACGTGATCGAGGGTGGTGGGAGCGGCTTTGGCCACGGAGAATCACTACTTTCGGGCTGTGGTGCGAAGCGGTCGACTGGCTGTCGATCGGCGAACGGTCAGCCTAGTTGGCGCGTTCCAGCCTCGTTGAGGTCGGTCCCCGGTTGCACGATCTCGTACGCGCTCGGTTCGTCGACGGCGTGGATCATGAAGGGCTGGACGAGGAGTTTCGCGTCGTACGAGCCGATCGCGCGACGATAGGAGCCGACGTTCTCCCAGCGCGTGGACAGCACCCACAGGTTCGGGTCGTCGACGTTGCGGCCGACCTCTCCCCCGAGGTAGCCAGGCCTTTGCGCGAGCACTGCGTGCGCTTGGTCGAGACCGTGTCGGAACTCCTCAAGTGCCGCGGCATCCGTAGGGGCGCGCAGACGAGTGACGACGAGCATGAGGCGAGCGTAGTGGTTTGACAATCATTCTCAATTGATCTGAGAATGATTCTCATGTTGATGCGCCTCGGGCTCGCCGTGCTGCTGCTGGCATCCGCCCTGTCGGGTTGCGCCTCCTCCCAAGATGACCAGCGTCGCGAGATCGCCGCGGCGTTCTATCCCCTGGCGTACGTCGCGGAGCGGGTGGCCGGGGATGCGTACGACATCACCAACCTCACCTCCCCCGGCGGTGAGCCGCACGACCTCGAACTCTCGATCCGACAAACCGCCGACCTGGCGGGGGCGGATGTGGTGCTGATGCTGTCCGGCTTTCAGCCGGCCGTCGATGCGGCGGTCTCGGCGCACGCGCGCGGGCGAGTGATCGACGCGGCCTCGGCGGTGTCGCTGGAGCACGCGCACTCCGATCACGACCATGGCGACGACACGCACTCCGATCACGACCATGGCGACGAGGATCCGCACTTCTGGCTCGATCCGATGCGGATGGCCGATCTCGGCGACGAGGTCGCAGCTGCGCTGTCAGCTGTGGAGCCGTCGCGGGCCTCGTACTTCTCCTCTCGCGCGCTCACGTTGCGCGACGAACTCACGGCGTTGGACCGCGAGTTTCACACCGGGCTCGCGCGGTGCGAGATCTCCACCGTCGTGGTGACACACGAGGCTTTCGGGTATCTGGAGAAGTACGGCCTGCACTTCGAGGCGATCTTGGACCTGAGCCCGGACGCCGAGCCCACCGCGGCAGTGCTGGCCGACCTGCGCTCGCTCATCGAGCGAGAGGGCATCACCACGGTGTTCTCCGAGAGGCTCGCATCAGCCCAGACCGCGGCCGCGCTGGCTCGTGAGGCGGGCGTCGACACCGCCGTACTGGATCCGATCGAAGGCCTCGCGCCGGGCCAGTCGGCCGACTACCTGGATCTGATGCGAGCAGACCTCACCGCCCTGAAGGAGGCGAATCGTTGTGCGTGAACCCGTGATCGAGATCAGCGGAGGCGGTGTCGCACTCGGCGGACGTCCGATCCTTCGACACCTCGACTTGAGCATCGGCTCGGGTGAGTTCGTCGCCGTGCTGGGCGCGAACGGCTCCGGCAAGTCCACGCTGATCCGCGCTCTCCTCGGCTTGCATCCCCTCACGGCCGGCTCGGTGCGCCTCTTCGGCCAGACCTTGACGTCGTTCGGCGACTGGTCGCGCGTGGGATTCGTGCCGCAACGCTCGGGAGCATCCTCTGGGGTCCCGTCGTCGGTCGGCGAGGTGGTCGCCTCCGGGCGGTTGTCACGGCGTACGCCATTCCTGCCCCCGAGTCGCGCCGACCGCGCCGCCGTACGGGCTGCCCTCGAGGTCGTCGGACTGGCATCCAGGGAGCACGAGGCGATCGCCAACCTCTCGGGCGGTCAGCAGCAGCGCGCCCTGATCGCCCGCGCGCTGGCAGGCGAGCCAGACGTATTGCTGCTCGACGAGCCCACCGCCGGTGTCGATCTGCCCAATCAGGAGGCGTTGGCGCGCTGCCTTCGTACGCTGTCTGAACGCGGCGTCACCGTCGTGCTCGTCGCGCACGAACTCGGCCCGCTCGAACCGCTGATCGACCGCGTGGTGCTGATGTCGGACGGTCGGATCGCTTACGACGGACCCGACCTCGCGCGTGCATCGGCCTTCACCGGCGGGCACGGGCATCACCATGACTCCGGCCACGCTCACAGCCATGCGCCACACCTGGGCTCACCACTGGAGGGCGACTCATGATCGATCTGCTGCGTCTGGACTTCATGCACTACGCGCTGCTGGCCGCCCTGCTCACGGGACTCTCAGCGCCCGTGGTCGGGACTTATCTGGTGCAACGTCGACTCGCGCTGATGGGCGACGGCATCGGGCATGTGGCCGTGACCGGTGTGGCCGTCGGACTGCTGACCGGCACCTCCCCCACCTGGACCGCCGTCATCGTGGCGATCCTCGGTGCCGTGCTGATCGAGGAGATCCGTTCGCGCGGGCACACCAACGGTGACGTCGCGTTGGCGTTGCTCTTCTATGGCGGTATCGCTCTCGGAGTGCTGATCACCGGGATCGCGGGACAGAACGCGGCGTCGCTGCAGTCGTACCTCTTCGGCGCGATCCTCTCGATCTCGCCTGGCGACCTGCTGGTGACGGGAGTGATGGCACTGGTCGTGCTGATCCTCGGGATCGGCCTGTTGCCGCAACTCTTCGCGGTGTGCCAAGACGCCGAGTTCGCCCGCGCACTCGGACTGCCGGTGCGGCTCTACAACATCCTGATCGCCGTGCTGGCCGCAGTCACCGTGACGGTGGCGATGCGTACGGTCGGCCTGCTGCTGGTGTCCGCACTGATGGTCGTCCCGGTCGCGACCGCGCAGCAGTTGGCTCCGACCTTCCGGCGTACGTTGTTCGGCGCCATGATCGCCGGTGTGCTGGCCAGCGTCGGCGGGGTGCTGATCGCCGCGGGGCTGTCGTACCGCGTCAACATCGCGACCGGGCCTGCGATCGTGCTGTTGTCCCTGGTCGGGTTCATGCTCACCTGGCCGGTCGGGGCCTGGTTGCGGCACCGGCGCGCGCTGGTGTCGCCGTTCGCTTCTGGAGTGCCCGAGGCGCATGAGCCGACCTCGACGCACCCCCACGAGCACGGGCCGGACTGCGGCCATCTCGCGGTCCCCCACGATGATCACGTCGACTACGTCCACGACGGCCACCGGCACGCGCCGCACGGAGAGCACTATGACGAACACTGACTCCTCCGCCATCCCCCGCGAGACCCCGCAGCGACGCGCCGTCCTGGATGCGTTGGGGCGTACGGGCGACTTCAGGTCGGCACAGGAGGTGCACGAACTCGTCGCCGGCGTAGGACTCGCCACGGTCTATCGGACGTTGGCGCTGTATGCCGAGCACGGACTGATCGACGTGTTGCGACGTGAGGACGGCGAGGCGATCTATCGGGCGTGCTCGACCAGGCACCACCATCACCTCGTGTGTCGAGCGTGTGGTGCGACGGTGGAGGTGGAGGGTCCGGCCGTCGAGCGCTGGACCTCGGCGATCGCGGCGGATCACGGGTTCGTGGACGTGGCGCATACGTTGGAGATCTTCGGCACCTGCCCCGCCTGCCGGTGAGTCAGCAGGTCTTCCCGCCGAGTCAGCAGGTCTTTCACGGCGAGTCAGCAGGTCTTTCACGGCGAGTCAGCAGATCGCGCGGTGGCCAACGCCATCTCTCGCTTCTGCAGCAGCAGGAAGTGCCGCTTCTGTGGGAGCGTGGCAAGAGCCTGTTCGTACGCCCTGCGGAGTCGGAAGTCAGCCGTCTGAGCGGCCCCGAACACATCCTCGCGACGGAATACTTCGATCGCGTAGCCGCGCTCGTCTCGAATCCATCGAAGTCGAGTCTCATCGTGCTCAGCCTCATCCTCACCATGCCACTCCTCACCGAAGTACTCAGCACCGAAGAGCACTTCAGGTAGACCCTGATCGATGCGGGCCACCTCGACACCGTCGACGCACAGGCTGATCTGTGACTCCGGCTTGGGGATCTCGGCACGCCGCCAACGCAACCTGAGCGCCGACTCGCCGAACGACTCCGACCCTGGATCAGCCCAGGTCACAAGGCCACGAAGCTGGACGACTCCGCGTTCGCCCTTGAATCGCGGCAGACCCGCGATCAATTCGTGGGGAGCGATGTTGGCGACCTTCATCATGAGATCAATCCCCCACATGGCTTGATCCGCCCGTTGCAAACGGCCGAGGTCCCAAGCGGTACGCAGTGGCGTGGTCGTAGGAACTCCGCCGACCTCCATCAGATCCTCCGGCAGAACCGATCGTTCGCCGCTATGACAGATCTTGTTGCGCAGACAGCCAGCATCGCTGGGCCGGAAGAACGTCAGTTCCGGCTCCTTGAGGTCAGCGTTGGGCGGCAATGCCTCCGCGCCCGCGTGGAGCCACGCAGCCGTGTGGTCGGTAGCGAAGGCATCAGGAGGCAGGACCGACTTCAAGCAAGCCACGCGCAACTCGACGGTGTCGCGAAGTCCCGCGAGATAGAAGACCGATCGCACCGGATGTCGAAGGAAACCGGAACTCACGAGTTCGTACAGCAGCCTTCGATCGACGCCCTCACGCGCGGCCTCAGTGGCGGTGAAGGGGCGGTCGTGGGGCAACGCATCGAGCACAGTGATGGAGTCCATCCTGGCGCGCTACCCGGACTTCTGGGCCCCACACCTCGCGGACCTTCGGCTGTGGATGGCCGCGTCGATCGAGGGCACGTACGGGCCGCGCAGCGGGATTTGTGCTGACTCGCCGGGGATTTCTGCTGACTCGCCGGGGATTTCTGCTGACTCGGCTAGGGGTTGGGGAGGGCGCCGCCGTAGCGGCGGTCGCGGCGGGCGTACGTCTCGATCGCCGCCCACAGATGGCGACGGTCGACGTCAGGCCAGAGGACGTCGGTGAACACCATCTCGGAGTACGCCGCCTGCCACAGCATGTAGTTGGACAGCCGCTGCTCGCCCGACGTACGCCAGATCAGGTCCGCGTCGGGGAGTTCGGGGACGTAGAGGTGTTTGGCGAAGACCCTCTCGTCCACCTTGTCGGCACGCAGCCGACCCGCGGCAACCTCACGGGCGATCGAGCGAGCGGCGTCGGCGATCTCGGCCCGACCGCCGTAGTTGACGCACATGGTCAGCGTGCACACCTTGTTGTGCTTGGTCATCTCCTCGGCGATCTGCAGCTCCTCGATCACCGAACGCCACAATCGCGGCGCGCGGCCTGCCCACCGCACGCGTACGCCCAACTCGTGCATCTCGTCGCGACGACGTCGGATCACGTCGCGATTGAAGCCCATCAGGAAGCGCACCTCGTCGGGTGAGCGCGACCAGTTCTCGGTGGAGAAGGCGTACGCCGAGATCGCCTTGACGCCGATCTCGATGGCCCCCTCGACCACGTCGAACAACGACGACTCCCCCGCCTCGTGACCCTTCGTCCGCGGCAGGCCGCGGTCCTTGGCCCAACGTCCGTTGCCGTCCATCACGATCGCGACGTGATGCGGCACCAGCACGGGAGGGATTGCCGGTGGACGCGCGCCGGAGGGGTGCGGCGTGGGAGGGCGTACGGAACTCACGGCCTCACCCTAGAACCCTCAGCGCTCGACGAGTGGCAGCGACTTCAGGCCGCGTTCGAGATGCCAGTTGAGGTACGCCGCCACCAGCCCGCTGGCCTCCTTGAGATAGCGCGGATCGGTCGCGCGTACGGTCGCCCAGTCGCCGGCCAGCAGCGCACCCAACACGCGCAAAGTCTCGGGAGCCGGGGTCGCCGAACCCGGCAGCCGACAATCCGCACACAAAGACCCACCGGCCGCCAGGTTGAACCACCGGTGCGGACCTTCGTCGCCACACCGGACGCAGTGGTCGAACGACGCGGCGTACCCCGCCACCGCCAAGGAACGCAGCAGGTAGGAGTCGAGCACCTGCGATGCGGTGTAGTCCGGCGACGTCAACGCCCGCAGCCCTCCGACGAGGAGCAGGAACTGCTGCACCATCGGCTGCTTCTCTTCCGACGCCAACCGGTCGGCGGTCTCCAACATCGCACTCCCGGCCGTATAGCGGTCGTAGTCCGCCCCCAGATGCGACGAGAACGGATCCAGGGTCTCGGCCTGCGTGATCGAGTCCAACGAACGCCCCTCGGCGAAGAGCACGTCCACATGCGTGAAGGGTTCGAGCCGCGATCCGAAGCGCGACGTCGTCTTGCGTACGCCACGAGCCACCGCGCGCACACGGCCGTGCTGGCGGGTCAAGATGGTGACGATGCGGTCGGACTCGCCCAACTTGTGGGTGCGAAGCACGATCCCCTCGTCGCGATACAGCGGCACCGGGCCATTGTCGCCGACGGGTGGGTGTGCGGGCCGCGCCGTCAGGGGAGGATCGGGCGCGTGTCGCTTCCAGATCAGTTGGGCCGTCTGCGCCAGGTACGCCGGCTAGGGGTCGGCGGGTTCGCCACCGTGTGGCTCTATCGCGACGACGAGCTCGACTCCGACGTCGCGGTGAAGGCCCTGGCCGACAACTGGAAGGAGGTGCCGGACGTACGCGACCGGTTCCTGGCCGAGTCACGGCTGCTGCGCCAAGCCCAGTCCGACCACCTGATCCAGGTCCACGACATCGGGGTGACCGACACGGGTACGCCGTACTTCGTGATGGCCTACGCCGACTGCGGCTCGGTCGGTGACCTGATCCGCGCGAGTCGGCTTGGACCCGACGAGGTCGTACGTGTGGTGCGCGAGGCCGCGCTCGGCCTGGCGGCGCTGCATGCGCACGGCATCGTGCACCGCGACATCAAGCCGGAGAATCTGCTGCTCGTGTCGCGTCCTGGCGGCGGACGCAAGGTCGTGGTCGCGGATCTGGGAGTGGCCAAGGCCCTGACTGTCGAGTCGGGGATGACCATGCACGTGGGCACTCCCGCGTACGCCGCGCCCGAACAAGCCGACACCTCGATCACGCTCGACCCGCGCGCCGACGTCTACGCCCTGGGCGCGGTGACGTACGCCCTGATCTGCGGTCACGCGCCGCGGCGAATCGACGGTCGTGTCGAACCGCTGGGCGGTCAAGTCAGCGGTCTGCCACCCAGCGTCGAGGCGGTGGTGATGGCGGCGTTGGCGCCGAATCGCGACTACCGCTGGTCCGACACGATGTCGTACGCCCATGCGCTCGCCGATGCCGTGGGTGGCGGTGAGCCGCACGTGCCTGCCGCACAGCCGCCCA of the Nocardioides sp. genome contains:
- a CDS encoding glycine--tRNA ligase; this encodes MAKAAPTTLDHVVSLCKRRGFVYPSGDIYGGTRSAWDYGPLGVELKENIKRQWWRAMVTSRDDVVGLDSSIILPTRTWEASGHLGTFSDPLVECQSCHKRFREDHLQEDYANKKGLDNPDDVDINELIACPNCGTRNAWTEPRAFNMMLKTWLGVIDDESGLHYLRPETAQGIFLNFANVVTSQRMKPPFGIAQMGKSFRNEITPGNFIFRTREFEQMEMEFFVKPGEDDEWFKYWIDTRFNWYVGLGINPDNLRLYDHPTEKLSHYSKGTTDIEYRFGFSGRDFEELEGVANRTDFDLTQHKEFSGQDLSYFDQANNERYIPYVIEPAAGLTRSLMAFLIDAYTEDEAPNTKGGVDKRVVLKLDPRLAPVKVAVLPLSRNADLSPKARDLAKELRQNWNVDFDDSGAIGRRYRRQDEIGTPFCVTVDFDTLDDNAVTVRERDTMTQERVSLDGISRYFGDKLLGC
- a CDS encoding antibiotic biosynthesis monooxygenase family protein; the protein is MLVVTRLRAPTDAAALEEFRHGLDQAHAVLAQRPGYLGGEVGRNVDDPNLWVLSTRWENVGSYRRAIGSYDAKLLVQPFMIHAVDEPSAYEIVQPGTDLNEAGTRQLG
- a CDS encoding metal ABC transporter substrate-binding protein, producing MLMRLGLAVLLLASALSGCASSQDDQRREIAAAFYPLAYVAERVAGDAYDITNLTSPGGEPHDLELSIRQTADLAGADVVLMLSGFQPAVDAAVSAHARGRVIDAASAVSLEHAHSDHDHGDDTHSDHDHGDEDPHFWLDPMRMADLGDEVAAALSAVEPSRASYFSSRALTLRDELTALDREFHTGLARCEISTVVVTHEAFGYLEKYGLHFEAILDLSPDAEPTAAVLADLRSLIEREGITTVFSERLASAQTAAALAREAGVDTAVLDPIEGLAPGQSADYLDLMRADLTALKEANRCA
- a CDS encoding ABC transporter ATP-binding protein yields the protein MREPVIEISGGGVALGGRPILRHLDLSIGSGEFVAVLGANGSGKSTLIRALLGLHPLTAGSVRLFGQTLTSFGDWSRVGFVPQRSGASSGVPSSVGEVVASGRLSRRTPFLPPSRADRAAVRAALEVVGLASREHEAIANLSGGQQQRALIARALAGEPDVLLLDEPTAGVDLPNQEALARCLRTLSERGVTVVLVAHELGPLEPLIDRVVLMSDGRIAYDGPDLARASAFTGGHGHHHDSGHAHSHAPHLGSPLEGDS
- a CDS encoding metal ABC transporter permease, with translation MIDLLRLDFMHYALLAALLTGLSAPVVGTYLVQRRLALMGDGIGHVAVTGVAVGLLTGTSPTWTAVIVAILGAVLIEEIRSRGHTNGDVALALLFYGGIALGVLITGIAGQNAASLQSYLFGAILSISPGDLLVTGVMALVVLILGIGLLPQLFAVCQDAEFARALGLPVRLYNILIAVLAAVTVTVAMRTVGLLLVSALMVVPVATAQQLAPTFRRTLFGAMIAGVLASVGGVLIAAGLSYRVNIATGPAIVLLSLVGFMLTWPVGAWLRHRRALVSPFASGVPEAHEPTSTHPHEHGPDCGHLAVPHDDHVDYVHDGHRHAPHGEHYDEH
- a CDS encoding transcriptional repressor — encoded protein: MTNTDSSAIPRETPQRRAVLDALGRTGDFRSAQEVHELVAGVGLATVYRTLALYAEHGLIDVLRREDGEAIYRACSTRHHHHLVCRACGATVEVEGPAVERWTSAIAADHGFVDVAHTLEIFGTCPACR
- a CDS encoding isoprenyl transferase, translating into MSSVRPPTPHPSGARPPAIPPVLVPHHVAIVMDGNGRWAKDRGLPRTKGHEAGESSLFDVVEGAIEIGVKAISAYAFSTENWSRSPDEVRFLMGFNRDVIRRRRDEMHELGVRVRWAGRAPRLWRSVIEELQIAEEMTKHNKVCTLTMCVNYGGRAEIADAARSIAREVAAGRLRADKVDERVFAKHLYVPELPDADLIWRTSGEQRLSNYMLWQAAYSEMVFTDVLWPDVDRRHLWAAIETYARRDRRYGGALPNP
- the recO gene encoding DNA repair protein RecO, yielding MPLYRDEGIVLRTHKLGESDRIVTILTRQHGRVRAVARGVRKTTSRFGSRLEPFTHVDVLFAEGRSLDSITQAETLDPFSSHLGADYDRYTAGSAMLETADRLASEEKQPMVQQFLLLVGGLRALTSPDYTASQVLDSYLLRSLAVAGYAASFDHCVRCGDEGPHRWFNLAAGGSLCADCRLPGSATPAPETLRVLGALLAGDWATVRATDPRYLKEASGLVAAYLNWHLERGLKSLPLVER
- a CDS encoding serine/threonine-protein kinase; the protein is MSLPDQLGRLRQVRRLGVGGFATVWLYRDDELDSDVAVKALADNWKEVPDVRDRFLAESRLLRQAQSDHLIQVHDIGVTDTGTPYFVMAYADCGSVGDLIRASRLGPDEVVRVVREAALGLAALHAHGIVHRDIKPENLLLVSRPGGGRKVVVADLGVAKALTVESGMTMHVGTPAYAAPEQADTSITLDPRADVYALGAVTYALICGHAPRRIDGRVEPLGGQVSGLPPSVEAVVMAALAPNRDYRWSDTMSYAHALADAVGGGEPHVPAAQPPTPAPTLARKRSLGVVIASAVAFLAVLAAGFVWWQSRTSGINGYEHAARNFVKDLQARDCASAAVYLDDVGDSESWNCVGPPDDGFDWAATADTIDLAADTRVEDLGDGVFRVVFVKQGYVLVRQRENSTMAVEGLIGGISGD